DNA from Mesorhizobium loti R88b:
CGGGAAGTCGACGATCCAGCACAGTTCGAAACGTTCGCGGTCGACGAGATTCAGCTCCTCGCCGGCGCGGGTGCGTGCGGAACCGGCAAAGGAAACGAATTTCTTCGGATCACCAGCAACGAAGAAAGCAGCGTCGCCATCGGCGAGGCCGAGCTGCAGGCGGATCGCCTCGGTGCGCTCCTCGCCGATGTTCTTGGCGAGCGGGCCGGCGCCTTCGAGCTTGTCGCCCTCCTTGCGCCAGAAGATGTAGCCCAGCCCTGGCTGGCCCTCGCCTTGCGCCCAGGAATTCATGCGGTCGCAGAAGGCGCGGCTGCCGCCGGTCTTGGCCGGAATGCCCCACACTTCGGCCTTCAGGTCGTTGGCCAGGATGTTGGCGAACACCTTGAAGCCGGAATCGCGGAAATGGTCGGAGACGGCCTGCATCTCGATCGGGTTGCGCAGGTCGGGCTTATCGGAGCCGTATTTGCGCATGGCGACATCATAGGGGATGCGCTGGAACTTCTGCGTCACCGGCTTGCCGTTGGCGAAGGTCTCGAAGACGCCCCGCATCACCGGCTCCATGGTCGACAGCACGTCGTCCTGCTCGACAAAGCTCATTTCGAGGTCGAGCTGGTAGAATTCGCCGGGCAGACGGTCGGCGCGCGGGTCCTCGTCGCGGAAACAGGGCGCGATCTGGAAATAGCGGTCGAAGCCCGAAACCATGATCAGCTGCTTGTACTGCTGCGGCGCCTGCGGCAGCGCGTAGAAGGTGCCGGGATGGATGCGCGACGGCACCAGGAAGTCGCGCGCGCCTTCGGGCGACGACGCGGTCAGGATCGGCGTCGAGAATTCGGTGAAGCCGACCTCACCCATGCGCCTGCGCATTTCGGCAATGATTTTTGTCCGCGCAATGATGTTCTTGTGCAGCGTCTCGCGGCGCAGGTCGAGGAAACGGTATTTCAGCCGGATGTCTTCGGGATAGTCCGGCTCGCCGAACACCGGCAACGGCAACTCCTTGGCCGCCGACAGCACTTCGATCTCGCGAGCGAATATCTCGATCTCACCGGTCGGCAGGTTGGCGTTCGTGGTCTCGGGCAAGCGCGCCTTGACCTCGCCGTCGACACGGATGACCCACTCGCCACGCACGGTCTCGGCAACCTTGAAGGCCGGCGAATCCGGATCGGCTACGATCTGGGTCAGGCCATAATTGTCACGCAGGTCGATGAACAGCAGGCCGCCATGATCGCGCACGCGATGCACCCAGCCCGACAGGCGAACGGAATTGCCGACATCGCTCTTTCTCAACTGGGCACAGGTATGGCTGCGGTAACGGTGCATGGTCATTGCTAAAGTCCGGGGTGCTGGGTTGCGGGCCAAAGCATCAAAGCCCGGCCCAAAATTTGCGCGAAAAGCGCATGGGAGGCCGGATTTGTCAAGGCAAGCGGGCACGCACGGCATGCCGCCGAGCGTTCAGGCGAAATGGATTTCGGCGCCCTGGCGTTCGAAATCGGCAACGATTGCGGCCGGTGCGGTCTTTTCGACCACCAGGTGGCGGATCGCCTCCGCTCCGGCGACGCGATAAGGCGCTGCGGTGGCCAGCTTGTCGTTGGTGACCGCGATGACGATGCCGGCGCTGTTCTTGGCCATCGCCCGTTTCACCTCGGCCTCCGCCGAATCGAACGCCGTTACGCCCCGAGATGCATCGAGACCGCACGAGCCCAAAATAAACAGATCCGCGCCAAGCTGCGCCACGGCGGCAAGCGTGTCGGCGCCGACGCAAGCGCCGAGGTGGCGGTCGAACCTGCCGCCCAGCACAATCAGCTCGATCAGGGCGTGGTCCGACAACACCGAGGCAATTTCGAGCGAATTGGTGGCGACGGTCAGATCGAGGTCGCGCGGGATGGCCCTGGCGATCGCGGCATTGGTCGTGCCGCTGTCGATGAACAAAGTCTGTCCGCGCGCGAGCAATGCCACGGTCGCGCCGGCCAGCCGCGTCTTTTCTTCGACCGCATGGCTGGCGCGCAGGCTGACCGGCATGGTCGCGAAAGGTGCTGATGCAACCGCGCCGCCATAGACGCGGCGGCATTGTCCGGCCTTTGCCAGTTCCCTGAGGTCGCGGCGCACCGTGTCTTCCGAAACGCCGAAATGGCTCGCCAGTTCGCCGGCCACCACGCTTCCCTCCGCCGCAAGACGGTCGCGGATAAGCTGGTGGCGTTGATCGGTGAGCATTGCCTGATCCTATTTCTATGTGCACGTTCTTGCATGTTTTGCACGTTTGTGCAAGAAGTGGCTGATCGGGCTGCCTTAAAGCCCCGCCTCTCTCCCTTGAAAGCACCGCGATGAGCTTTGGCCTCAACCTTGCCCCTCAACACCGCGTCTATGCCGGATTCGCGATCTACTCCTTCGCCATGGGCAACATCTTTCCGCGGCTGCCCGATATCAAGCACGCCATGGGTATCGGGGACGGCACGCTCGGCCTCAGCCTGATCGGAACACCGATCGGCACCTTGACGGCACTGACGCTGGCAGCGCCGCTGCTCGAGCGCGTCGGCTTCCGCCGCGCGCTGCTTGCCCTGGTCCCGCTGCTGGCGCTTGCCTACGCCATCGCCGTGCATGCGCCGGGTCCGCTGGCGCTGTTCCTGATGCTGTTTCCAGTCGGCCTGATGATCGGCAGCGTCGAGATCATGCTCAATGTCGAGGCCGACCGGACCGAATTCCTGGTCAAGCGCCGTATCATGAACCGTGCGCATTCGTTCTGGAGCATGGGCTTTTTCGGTGCCGGCCTGTTTGGCGCCGCACTCGGGCATCTCGGCGTATCGCCGCAACTGCATCTGGCGCTGATCGTGCCGATCGTCGCGATCTCGATGGCACTGTTCCTCGGGGGCTACCAACCAGCACCAAGTCGCTTCGCGGGCGCCAGCGCCGGCGAGAAGGCACCCATGCTGGCAAGACCGACGCTGCCCATCCTTGTCCTCGTCGCAGTAACGCTCGCCGCCATGCTGATGGAAGGCGCCAGCATCGACTGGTCGGCGATCTATATGCGCACGGTCTTCGACTCCGGCCCCTTCGTCGCCGGCTTCACGGTGGCGCTGTTCGCCTTTTCTCAAGCAACCACGCGTTTCTTCGCCGATAGTTTCGTCGACCGCCATTCGCCGAGCGGCGTGGCGCGGGTGCTGCTGGTGTTGATGGCGGCCGGCGTGCTGCTTGTCTTCTTCTCGCCCATGCCGTTTGTCTCCATGCTGGGCTTTGCCCTTCTGGGGATCGGCACCAGCGCCCTCTTCCCGCTGGCGATCTCGGCCGCCGCTCAACGGACGGATCGGCCTGCGTCGATCAATGTCGCGGCGCTGTCGCAGATCTCCTTCGTTGCCTTCCTGCTTGGGCCGCCGCTGCTCGGCTTCGTCTCCGACCATTGGGGCATCCGCTCGGCCTTTGGCATCGGCATCCCGTTCATTATCCTCAGCCTGCTGACCGCAGGATCGCTTGGCCGGCGGCCGGCCGCTGGCAAACCAGCGGCGCCGACCGACGAGCCGCTCGAACCGACGCCGGACAAGCTACTGGCGCGCGCCGCAGAGGGATAAATAGCCCCATCAAGGTGACGGGCAAAAGGGCTCAGGCGGTGTTCCCACGGCAAGCCGCGTCGTAGTCGGCCAGCACCTGGCCGATCGCGTCGTGAAGAATGGCGTTTGGATCTCCCGCCGGCCCGAGCATGGCCGGCACCATCGGCAGGAACTGCCGCATCAGCGTTTCAGGGATGCTGACGCCGGTGAGAACCTCGCGCAGATGGCCGACGGCAACGGCTGCGGTGGGGTTGCTCCAGTAGTAGCGAATGCGGTCGCTGTAACTGTAGTGCCGCTGCAGATAGCGGCCCGTTTCACTGCCATGATAGTGGCTGTGCCAATGGCCGGGTGCTGCCAGCATGATGCGTTCCATCGCGCGGGCAAGCGACCTGTCGCCATAGTCGGCAACCATTTCGGACGCGATCAGGTCGAGCCCGTAAAGCGCCTCGCGCAAGGCGAATGTCAGGCCTGGGCCTACTTTAAGGATCGGAAAGCCATTGCCGACAAGTGCGGTCAGCGCCGCGCGGCTCTGGTAGTCGGTGGAATGTGCCTCATAGACGAGCGACGGCTCTTCATCGAGCAGCGCGGTCAGCGCTTTCGATGCCTCCGGTCTGTAGGCGACGACGTTCTGGCTGCCGAATTCGACGCCGGGCTGCACGACCACGGCAATGACGCGGCCAAACGCGTCCGCCAGGCCTTCGCGGGCAAAGATCTCGCGATGCACCTCGATGGTGCGACGGGCCGCCGCCGCTTGCGTGGGCTTGAGTTCGCTGATCGCGTGATCGACGCCGCCAGGCGCTGGAACCTCGGTGCCGATGATGTAGACCGGCAATGCGCCACCGCGCGCGCGCGCCGCCTTTTCAGCCGCCTTGGCCAGTCGCGCCGCCCGGGTCGCGATGGTCTCGTCATCCAGCGCCGCCGGCTCGCCGGCGCAGCCCATCGACGCATCGAGATGGATCTTGCTGAAGCCGGCCCAGACATAGGCCGTGACCATGGCTTCGGCCTTGCTCATCGCTTGCGCGGCCGGCTCGGCACGCCACGGGTTGGGCCCGAGATGGTCGCCACCAAAGATAATGCGCTGGGGGTCGAGACCTTCCTTGCTGGCGATCTCCAGCACGAAGGCGACGAACAGGTCCGGGGTCATCCCGGTGTAGCCGCCGAACTGGTTAACCTGATTGCAGGTCGCCTCGATCAGCAAGACGGCTTCCTTGTCGGCGACCGCACGCCTGATCGCAGTCTGGATCACCGTTGGATGGGCCGAGCAGATCGAGGTGATGCCGTAGGGCGATCCGTTCCTGCGCGCGGAGGCGAGCGTTGCAAGCGGATTGGCCATCATGTCGCTCTCTGTGTTCCGGCAATGAAATCATCAAGCACATCGAAGCCGGCAAGGCCCTCCATGGGCCCACGCCGCGTGACGTTGCGGGCGCCGGCGGCATTGGCATAGAACAGCGCCTTGGCAGGCTCCATCCCCTTGCGCCGGCAAGTCAGGTAGGTCGCGCCGAAACAGTCGCCAGCCCCGGTGGGGTCGACTTCCTCGACCAGGAAGCCGGCACAGTCGATCCTGCTGCCGTCGGCGCCGAAACGGGTAGAACCGGCAGCGCCGCGCTTCAGCACAATCTCGCCGACGCCTCTGGCGATCAGCGCCGTCACCGCCTGGCGTTCGTCGTCGACGCCTGCCGCGGCAAGCAGCTCGTCGCCGGAAGGCAGCAGCAGATCCGCATCGTCGACCAGCGCGGAAAATAGCGCTCCGTCGGCGCCGTCGATCAGCTCCTTGCGCACATTCGGATCGAAGGAGGTCGAGCCGCCCCGGGCACGCACGGCCTTCACGGCATAGGCGACGATCTCCTTCAGCCCCGATACTGACAGGGTCGACCCCATGACATGGAGATGGCCTGCCTTGTCCGCCAGCTGGCGCGCCTCAGCAGTAAGGTGGATCTGCCCTGCGGCGGATTCGGCGATGTTGTAGACAAAGTCCCTGCCGCCGTCCGGCCTGTAGCGCACGAACGCGCTTCCCGTGGGGTAGCGGTCGTTGACATCAACGGCCGAGACGTCGACGCCGTCGCGCCTCAGCCTTTCCAGGTTGAGGGTTCCAAAATCGTCGCGGCCAACGCAGCCGATGAGGCCGGCGCCGCCGCCGAGCCTCGCGACCTGGTCGATGAAGATGGCCGGCGCCCCGCTCGGATAAGGACCCATCAGCGTCAGCGGCTCCAGGAAGCCGAGACCCCGCTCCGTTGCCATGATCTCGACCAGGATTTCGCCGGCGACTATCGTCGGCCCCGTAAATTGGGAGGCGATCTCCCTTCGGCGGTTCATTCCTGCAATTCCTTCTCCCCCAGCCACACGCCGGTTACGGCGCGCCGACTGCACGATAGCGCCTGTCCGCAGCCGAGGTAAATCGCGGCAAGGCCGAAGTCAACAAAAACTACACGCATGTTCACTTAGTTTCCGCGCACGCGGCTTTCCTGATTGCCTCAAATGACGGACGCCCCCGTGCCGCATGGGAGCATGGTGCCAAAAATCAGGCCATCATGCGCTTGACTTGGCTTTCCTGTAGCGCAATAAAATATACACGCATGTTCACTTACACATGCGCATTCGTAAAGGAGGAGACGAAATGCTGAGAGGTAAGTTTATTGGAATTGCCGCCGTGTCGGTCGCTGCTTCAGCGCTGATGGCAGGTGCCGCCATGTCCGAGGAGATCACGGTT
Protein-coding regions in this window:
- the aspS gene encoding aspartate--tRNA ligase; protein product: MHRYRSHTCAQLRKSDVGNSVRLSGWVHRVRDHGGLLFIDLRDNYGLTQIVADPDSPAFKVAETVRGEWVIRVDGEVKARLPETTNANLPTGEIEIFAREIEVLSAAKELPLPVFGEPDYPEDIRLKYRFLDLRRETLHKNIIARTKIIAEMRRRMGEVGFTEFSTPILTASSPEGARDFLVPSRIHPGTFYALPQAPQQYKQLIMVSGFDRYFQIAPCFRDEDPRADRLPGEFYQLDLEMSFVEQDDVLSTMEPVMRGVFETFANGKPVTQKFQRIPYDVAMRKYGSDKPDLRNPIEMQAVSDHFRDSGFKVFANILANDLKAEVWGIPAKTGGSRAFCDRMNSWAQGEGQPGLGYIFWRKEGDKLEGAGPLAKNIGEERTEAIRLQLGLADGDAAFFVAGDPKKFVSFAGSARTRAGEELNLVDRERFELCWIVDFPFFEWNEEEKKIDFAHNPFSMPQGGIDALNGEDLLGIKAFQYDMVCNGFEIASGGIRNHLPETMVKAFETVGLDRATVEERFGGLYRAFQYGAPPHGGMAAGVDRVVMLLVGAKNLREITMFPMNQQAYDLLMNAPSEASPQQLRELALRVAPTKKDA
- a CDS encoding DeoR/GlpR family DNA-binding transcription regulator; this encodes MLTDQRHQLIRDRLAAEGSVVAGELASHFGVSEDTVRRDLRELAKAGQCRRVYGGAVASAPFATMPVSLRASHAVEEKTRLAGATVALLARGQTLFIDSGTTNAAIARAIPRDLDLTVATNSLEIASVLSDHALIELIVLGGRFDRHLGACVGADTLAAVAQLGADLFILGSCGLDASRGVTAFDSAEAEVKRAMAKNSAGIVIAVTNDKLATAAPYRVAGAEAIRHLVVEKTAPAAIVADFERQGAEIHFA
- a CDS encoding MFS transporter, encoding MSFGLNLAPQHRVYAGFAIYSFAMGNIFPRLPDIKHAMGIGDGTLGLSLIGTPIGTLTALTLAAPLLERVGFRRALLALVPLLALAYAIAVHAPGPLALFLMLFPVGLMIGSVEIMLNVEADRTEFLVKRRIMNRAHSFWSMGFFGAGLFGAALGHLGVSPQLHLALIVPIVAISMALFLGGYQPAPSRFAGASAGEKAPMLARPTLPILVLVAVTLAAMLMEGASIDWSAIYMRTVFDSGPFVAGFTVALFAFSQATTRFFADSFVDRHSPSGVARVLLVLMAAGVLLVFFSPMPFVSMLGFALLGIGTSALFPLAISAAAQRTDRPASINVAALSQISFVAFLLGPPLLGFVSDHWGIRSAFGIGIPFIILSLLTAGSLGRRPAAGKPAAPTDEPLEPTPDKLLARAAEG
- a CDS encoding D-tagatose-bisphosphate aldolase, class II, non-catalytic subunit, translating into MANPLATLASARRNGSPYGITSICSAHPTVIQTAIRRAVADKEAVLLIEATCNQVNQFGGYTGMTPDLFVAFVLEIASKEGLDPQRIIFGGDHLGPNPWRAEPAAQAMSKAEAMVTAYVWAGFSKIHLDASMGCAGEPAALDDETIATRAARLAKAAEKAARARGGALPVYIIGTEVPAPGGVDHAISELKPTQAAAARRTIEVHREIFAREGLADAFGRVIAVVVQPGVEFGSQNVVAYRPEASKALTALLDEEPSLVYEAHSTDYQSRAALTALVGNGFPILKVGPGLTFALREALYGLDLIASEMVADYGDRSLARAMERIMLAAPGHWHSHYHGSETGRYLQRHYSYSDRIRYYWSNPTAAVAVGHLREVLTGVSIPETLMRQFLPMVPAMLGPAGDPNAILHDAIGQVLADYDAACRGNTA
- a CDS encoding tagatose kinase — its product is MNRRREIASQFTGPTIVAGEILVEIMATERGLGFLEPLTLMGPYPSGAPAIFIDQVARLGGGAGLIGCVGRDDFGTLNLERLRRDGVDVSAVDVNDRYPTGSAFVRYRPDGGRDFVYNIAESAAGQIHLTAEARQLADKAGHLHVMGSTLSVSGLKEIVAYAVKAVRARGGSTSFDPNVRKELIDGADGALFSALVDDADLLLPSGDELLAAAGVDDERQAVTALIARGVGEIVLKRGAAGSTRFGADGSRIDCAGFLVEEVDPTGAGDCFGATYLTCRRKGMEPAKALFYANAAGARNVTRRGPMEGLAGFDVLDDFIAGTQRAT